gatcttattttatttattaatcgcCGCATCAAACATGATGCCGAGTAATATAAATCCTGTCTGATGGTAGCTTACTCATTAACTTATAAGTCATTAATAGTCTCATTTACtacattataaatttttgtctTCTATCTCATACATATGTATAATTTCAACATCCTTTAGGTTCAATTTGAATTTTCAAGGGATTAGCACTTCTACTACAACCTCGCTAAATAATTCGGAGGCAAGAAAAGGACAATAactgatgtaaaaaaaaagaaagaaagacataaCTAATGTACTAGTTTGGATCATGTTTTACGTACAAGTGAAAACTAAAATCCaatagaaatattatttaaataacatatacattttcatttatttataatacgatcgatgatataaatatatattagttatgtctttctttcttttgtatacttcaaaatctatatatatctagtGAATGTCATATAGTAAATCTTGTAAGATGTATACTAAAATTTATATCTAGTGAATGTCATATAGTTAATCGTGTAAGATGGCATGTTTTAAGGTGTATACTTGAATGTATTGTTTAGCACATGGCTTAAGCTTATTGTAACCCATCATAACTATTTAGTACTACTATTTACGAAaccatttaattatatatttttctggaCAGTAGTTTATCATCAAATGTTATAGAAAGTGTTAAACCTTACTGATATACTAACAACACGCCTTAGCATTCGTGGTCAAGCCCCGAAACGCATCACTTCACTGACACTATTGAGCCCGACTATCAGCCTTATTCAGCCCAAACCAACCCCGTCTCTACACGGTATCGAGTAGATTGTTTAGTGACCGAAGCTCTCTGAGTTATCAAAGAATGAAAACATAAAacgtttgaccaaaaaaaaaaaacgttgttTAATTTGTTGAATCCCAAATCATCGTCGAGATAATAAAATGTCGGTCCATTCCCTCTCAACTAATTCGTGTCatctcaaataaataaaaaggactATATAATATGTGGCGTTCAAACATTTGTATCTGTTATCTATCACTATCAAAAGCGACAGTAGTCCAAACGTTGGAGTAAAATCATTTATCTATATAACAGTTTTaccattaataatatattttttttggattaaattACAATGAAATTTAATACGATATCGTCAGAAAAGACATGAATAGTACTATGAATAATAGTCTTCTTGATGAATTTTCTTAATATCCACACCACCCTGTTGATGCTTAAACTCGAAAATCGATCGGCAACTGTTCTGTTATATGGAAAAGCAcgagtaaaataataaaatatacctAACTCATTGTGGTAAAGTTAAGGATCCCTTAATTTTTAGGTTACAAGGCTAAAGTTTTGAGCTTTTATTTCATTATGATTTCAATCAATGTTAGTAATTTTGAACGTGTAAATGAGTAGAATATTTAATCTTTcgtataaatttaaatttcgaAGATTAGTTTGTGTAGTTCGGTTTGATTAGTTGGATTCACGGCCCATGCACTGTAATAGCCCACGCTAAACCTGATTCTTTTGACAACGGTCGTTTTGCTTTCATTGGTAAAAACATTTATGACCGTCCTACATTTGTATTTCTCTTAACTAAATgaacttaaattttttatagatttctCTTTTGGCAAaatagttttgtaatttttgaaaaatctatttaccttttacaaaacaaaatagatgtCTCTTCGATCTTTTTTAGTGATGTAGCGCACAAACTACTCGCACGGAACAAATTATCTATGAATTGGTATGTTCAAataatcaaatgttttttttaaaataatataagcaTAAAATATACCATATATCTTGATtttcaataactttttttttggcggtGTCACATCAGCAACATAAACCAAATTAACTTTTCGACAATCACACgatgataaaaatgaaaacacgaacaaataaaaactaaaaacccgTAAAATCCAACAAGCctttacaaaaaattatatgaaggTTTTAAAACACAGTCGGTTTCGGTCAAAACCTGAACCATTGTCTGCATGACCCTCACTTTCATTTCCAAAGCCAAAATATAATCTGCCGTTTGTCTGAAAAGTCCATCCAAACCTTCTGATGTTTTGGTGTTCGGAACAAGCTCTTTCAACGTCCTGACTCGTCTATGAATGGCACGATACcgtcttctagaagcttctagACTTTTCCTCGGTCGGATCATGATCTTCTTCACAAGTGCCCTTCGAGCCCTTTGTCTTCTCATTGAAACCCAAATGGATTCCTTTCTTTGTCCTTCTAATATTACACCCATATTGTAAATGAAAGAATGTTGTGTAGAAAAAGTGATAGACAACTacaaaaaagattatatatgtaatgtgaTGCAGATACGAGACATGCACcctttgtttatatagacataAGATAGAGGTTAGTGAcccttttatatataacttaaaaatgGAGATGATTACAGCTTCTGAGAAGGTTCTCTTTATCTCCCAAAAGAATTGGATGAGAATTGCACAAGTGTCCACAAGGGtgttttttgctttgtttttaatGGATAATTAGGGTTTAGCTTATATTAGAGGACATGTCATCAAAAATACAACTCGATGCACATGCACTCACATGATTCTCATCACTACCCAACCCTCCTACATGCTTAATAACACCAACTTTCTTCCCATTCACATCACCTTAAACACCCTGTCTTATTCCTCTTTCTTGCActttatcaatttatttttattttattttactttcgCAACTAATTAGTTCGAGTTTACCAAAGTCGGGCGGATTGAAacctacaaaagaaaaagaaaaatgtcgGGGGGGATCAACGTAGAATGTAATCCTTATCTTATTATGCCATAATCTTTCTAGATTAAATGCTAATCTATTTAACCAGCATGCAGTCAGCGTTTTAAGAATTAAGAAGCTAGCGATTGAGATAGATATATTAGTCGATAagatgaaattatataaaaaaattcatatatatatatatataaatatatattatagatttttgcatgatttttttcCGCGTTTGCAAAAGTCAGAACAACTACCGAAATTAATTAGATCATCATTTAATATTTCTCCCAATCAGTGTTAATATGAGTATCGCTATAATGTACTATTTAGTTTGAATCGTTCACCATTGTCGACGGAGatgataaaatatgaatatttggTTGTCATaatgcttttgctttttattaaGTCCTTATTATTTTCCAGCTGATATAAGCCGGCGCAACTAATTGAGAATTAACAATAAACTAACGAGATAAAGCCATTCCCGagtagttttagttttttggaCAAAGTAGATAACAATGTTGGATAATGGGATAAGGTCTTAATTTTAAAAGACAGAAGAACATGCAAATGATCTTCTATGTTCCTTTGAATTTGTGGACTTCATATTTaggatttctttttatttccgTGAGTGGATTTTGTTGAAGCATCTTAAAGATTATGTTCTTTTCTCGtcatgtgtttgtgtgtgtgaattctattttttttttctagaaaaaagaaaaaaaaagaaaaagaaaaagaaaagcagatTCGTGGAGCGATGTAGATCAGACATCCTCGGAGACTATAATAGTAGATTCAATGCATCTCCCATCGCCGTCAACACGAAACattgtacttaaaaaattctCTTAATTGGACATATATATACGTCTCTCATAATTGATGAATTGATCGAATTAGCTTAACA
The sequence above is drawn from the Camelina sativa cultivar DH55 chromosome 4, Cs, whole genome shotgun sequence genome and encodes:
- the LOC104783317 gene encoding transcription factor UPBEAT1-like, giving the protein MGVILEGQRKESIWVSMRRQRARRALVKKIMIRPRKSLEASRRRYRAIHRRVRTLKELVPNTKTSEGLDGLFRQTADYILALEMKVRVMQTMVQVLTETDCVLKPSYNFL